The stretch of DNA TGGAACGGCGTGACGACGACCTTCAGCGGGGCCGTGCCGGTCTCCTCGGGGTTCTCGCGCGAGCGGGCCACGACGGTGACGTCGTAGGTTCCGGCGCGGGCGCGGCTGTCGCGGGGGGCCTGCACGGTCAGGGTGGCGCTGCCCTGCGTGCCGGGGTTCAGCTGCAATTCCTGGTGCGCGTCGAGCACCCACTCCTCGGGGATGCCGTCCAGGGTCAGGCGGAAGTGGTCCACGGTCACGCCGGTGTTGGCGAGGTTCAGGTGCAGTTGCGCGGGGCGGCCGGGCGTGAGGGTCAGGCGGTCCACGTCGGGCGTGACCACGATCCGGGCGCGGGTGGGCGCGCGGCGGGGCGGGACGAGCACCAGCCAGTAGGGCCGCAGGTACAGCGGCGTGCGCTCGGGCCAGCGCAGCGGGGTCATGGGGGTCAGGGGCAGGCCGTCCATGACTGCGCCGTTCGTGGCCGTCAGTTCGGTGACGCTGGCCTGCCCGGCCTGGAAGGTGACGTTCAGGTGGTGGCGGCTGACCCCGGCGTGTTCCAGCACGACGCTGTTGCTGTGCGCGCGGCCCACGGTCAGGGTGTCCTGCGTGACGGGCAGGGTGCGCAGCAGTTCGTGCCGTTCGCTGAAGATCAGCAGGTTCAACTCCGCGCCGGGTGTCACGCCGTCCAGCGGGGGGGGCGGCGGCAGGAACGGCAGGGCGCTGAGGCGCACGGTGGGTTCCGGTCCGCCGGGCATCAGGGTGTTCAGGATGCCCTGCAGCGCCGCTTCCAGGGCGGCGGCGTCGGGGTAGCGGTCCTCGGGGTCCTTGGCGAGGCAGGTGAGGATCACCTCTTCGAGTGCCTCGGGCAGTTCGGGGCGCAGGGCGCTGGGCTGGCGGGGCGCGACGTGCTGGTGTTTTTCCAGCGCGTCGGCGGCGTCGCGGATGTCGAACGGCACCATGCCGGTCAGCAGTTCGTACAGCACGAGGCCCAGGGCATACAGGTCGGTGCGCAGTTCGTTGCGCACGCCCCGGCACTGTTCGGGGCTCATGTACGCCAGGGCGTTCACGACGGCGCGGTCGTGCGTGCCGTAACTCCCGGCGCGCAGTTCCGCCAGGCCGAAGTCCGACAGTTGCGTCACGTACCCGGTGTGGCCGAGCAGGGCGCGGCCCGGCTGGAGGATCAGGTTCTCGGGTTTCAGGTTGCCGTGCATCAGGCCGTGCGCGTGCGCGTGCGCGAGCCCGGCGGCGGCCTGCCGCACGAGTTCCACGGCAGTCACGAGCGGCAGTGGCCGGGCTTCTTTCGCCTGGGCCTGCAGCAGCGCGCGGGCACTCCCGGCGCGGCCGAGGTCCATGGCGTAGAAGGCGCGTCCGGCCCGGGTCTGGAGTTCCCCGGTGGGCAGCAGGTGCGCGTGCTTGAGCGTGCTGACGCGCAGCAGCAGCCGCTCGAGCTGCATCAGGATGAACGACTGGCCGCTGGTGGTCTCGTCGAGGACGCGCAGGGCGACCTCGCGGCCCTCGTCGAGGTCGGTGGCGACGTGCACGGCGCCCAGCCAGTCGCCGCCCAGGGGGCGGGTCAGCTGGTAGTGGTGGAAGATTTTCGTGTCGGTCATGCGGTGGGTCCGTCGGGTGCAGCGGGAGGCGGGGTGGGCTGGGCGGTGACCGGTTCGGGTTCAGGGGGTGGGGCCGCGTCGGCCGGGGCGGGCGGGGAGGGACGGGCGGCGTCGGCGCCGACCCACTCGACGTCCACGCGGGTGTGCGCGGGGGCGTGCGCGTGGATGAACGCGGTGACGGCCTCGCGGCTGGCGGTGTCGTCCCCGTCGGGCGGGTCGAGCAGGCGCACGGTCAGGGTGTGCGGCTGGGCGCTGTCCTCGCGCAGGACCGGGCTCAGGCCGTACACGGTCTCCAGGGCGCGGCTCAGGCCGTACCTCGTGCCGCGCCAGCGGTAGAGGGTGACGGCCTCGCGCAGCCACGCGCGCTGGCGCGCCTCGGGCCAGTGGGGGTCCAGGGGCACGCCTAGCCACGCGGCCATCCACGCGAGCACGCGCGGCGGCGCGACCCTGGGGTCGAAGATCATGTCCACGCTGTCCTGGCGGCGCTGGAGGGGTTCCCAGATCGCCTCGAAGATCTTCAGGTACCGCGACAGGAATTCGGATTCCTGGAAGAACGGGGGGAGGAACTCGGTGTACAGCGCCAGCGTGCCGCGCGCCGGGGCTTCCGGCGGGTAGGTGGGCAGCGGCGCGCGGGCGGGCCGGGCCGCGAGGTCGCCCTGTTCTCGCACGCGTCCGGCGGGGGCGGGCGCGGGGCGGGCCTCGGACGCGGCGGTCAGGAATGCCAGCGTGAACGGGCCGATCTGGATCTCGTCTCCGGCTTCCAGGCGGCGCGGTTCGTTCGGCGCGAGGCGGTGGCCGTTGACGAACGTGACGTGCTCGCCGCCCGCGAGGTGCGTCAGGAGCAGCGCGCCGCCCTCGGCGCTGATCTCGGCGTGGCGGATGGCGACCGCAGGGTCACGCAGCGGCAGGCCGTTGTCGGGCGTGCGGCCGATGGACAGCGCGCGGGCCAGCGGCAGGACCCGCAGGACCTCACCGCCTCGGCGCACCTGGAGGGACGCACTCATCCCTGTTCCACCCGGACGTGGTGGACGTCACTGACGATCAGCGCCTGCGGCGGCATAGGGAGGCTACCGGTCACGACCTCGCGCGTCTCGGGCTGGCCGGGTTCGGTCAGGACGACCTGCACGTCCTCGACGACTTCCAGGTCCGGCACGGCGCGCAGCAGGCCGTACAGTTCGCTGAGGGTCAGGGTGCGGCCGAAGGGCCAGCCCTGCCCGTCGGGGCCGCCGGTGTAGGGGCTCAGGTAGGTGTACAGGGCGTGCAGGGCGCGGCGACGGACGTCCTCGCGGGCGGGGCGGCTGGCGGCGTGCGCGGCGCGGACGGTGGCGGTGACGCTGACCCACACGTACTGCGGGGCGCGCAGGTCCAGGGTGGTGCCGACCGGGCGGCGCAGGTCGAGTTCCTCCTGCGCGGCGGCGCGCAGTTCGGCACTCAGGGTCAGGCGTTCCGGCGCGACCCGGCCGGGCGTCAGGGGGTCGGCGTCCACGCCGGGGTCGCCGGGGCGCACCTCGGGCAGCAGCGCGACCGTGACCTGTCCGGGCGGCACGTGCAGCGCGCGGATCTGCCCGGGGTACGTCTGGCCGGGCGCGTGCATGTTCGGGTGACGCAGCGGGCGCGGGCGACGCCGGGCACCTGCGCGGCGAGGTGTTCGTAGTCGTCGGCGGTGACGGCGCGGGTGCGGGTGCGCAGCAGTTGCGGGACGCGCTGCACGGCGTCCTCGAGCTGCTGGGCGTTGCGGCCGCCGACGGCGGGGGCGTGGTTGGTGACGCGCGCCACGTACGGCAGGCTGCTCTTGAGGACGCTGAGGCTGCGCGCCGGGACGTTCCCGACCGCGCCGCCGCCGTACTGGTAGCGGGTCATGCGGATGGTGGCGCCCTGGGCGGGGGTCAGGCCGAAGCGGTACACGCTGCCGTCGGGTTGCAGGACGCTGGAGCCGAAGGCGACCTCGCGGGTGGCGGTGTCGAACGTGAAGTGCGGGTCGAGCGGTGAGGACAGGCTGAAGTCCGTGACCGGGGTGTACAGGGTACGGTCGCCCTCGGGGGTGAGGACCTCGATCAGGTCGCGATCCGGGTCGAGGTGCAGCACCGGGCCGTTCAGGAGCGTGAAGCGCTGACCCGGCGTGCCGTCACTCTGGCCGAGCAGTTCGTTCCGGACGACGGTGGCGTGCCGGGCGGGAACGGTGACGCCGCGCGCGTCCACGCGCAGGGTTTCCAGGTCGGGGCTGACGCGGTACCCGGCGTGCATCTGCTCGTTGGTCAGGCGGCAGCGCAGCCAGTACCCACGCTGATCGAAGAAGGTGCCCTCTCGCAGGGTGGGCAGGCGCAGGATCAACTCGCCGGACACGTTGAAGGCCTGGGTGCCGTCGTACTCGGTCTCGCACTGTGCCCAGCGGCTCACGCCGCCCTGCCACGCCTCCCACACGTAGGGGGGGTGATTGGGATTCACGCCGGCACCCCCGGCGAGTTCCACGCCGAAGTGCAGCGCCAGGACGTGGTCGCTGTGGTCCTCCTGCAGCTGCACGAACAGCGCGTCGCCGGGTTGCGGCTGCGGCTGGAAGATCGGGAAGCGGTAGCCGGGCAGGCCCAGCTGGGCGAGGTCGTGCCGGACGCCGCGGGTGTCGTCTGCGTCGCCGCGCACCTGTGCGAGGGTGTTGGCGGTGTACAGCCCGGTCAGGACCGGGGGACGGATCACGCCGGCGCGTTCGGTGGAGAACACGGTGGCCTCGTTCACCTCGGTGCGCAGCGTGGCGACCTCGGTGCCGACGTTGATGGCCAGCGCGGTCTCCTGCGGGGCGGACAGGTAGAACGTGACGGGGGCCTGCGCGGCGCGCGGCGGGGCGAGCTGCACGCCGATCAGGTCCAGGAACGCGATCAGCAGTTTGTCCGGCACCTGGTTCACGCGGTACAGCAGCAGGTCGGTCATCCAGGCGAACACTTCCAGGATGGCCATGCCGGGGTCGCTGGGGTTGTGGTCGGTCCATTCGGGGCAGAACTGCGGGATCAGGCGGCGGGCCTCTTCGAGGATGTCGTCGAAGCGGCGGTCGTCGAGGTTCACGGTAGGTAGCGGCACGGTGGGGTCTCCGGGGGGGTCAGGGGGCGCGGTAGAAGGGGAAGATCAGCGAGCGGGCGTCCGGGGTGCCGCGCAGCACGTAGCGCAGGTCCACGACGATCCGGCCGGGGTCGGCGGGGTCCAGGCGGGCCTGGACGCGTTCGACGGTCACGCGGGGTTCCCAGCGGCGGATGGCCTCGTCGACGTAGTAGGACGCCAGGCCCAGGGTGGTGGCGTCGCCGGGCGCGAAGACCAGGTCGTGGATGCGGCAGCCGTACTCGGGGCGCATGACGCGCTGTCCGGGCGCGGTCATCAGGAGGGTCATGATGGCCTGCGCGACGGCGCGTTCGCCGCTGACCATGCCCAGCTGCCCGCGCGGGTTCACGCCCAGCGGGAAGGCCAGGCCGGTGCCGAGCACGTCGCGGGCCGGGGGGCGAGTGAGGGGTCGGGTCACGGGGTGCCTCCGGGGGCGTCCAGGGTCAGCTGGGCCTGCTCGGTGTGCGGGGTGAGGGTGTGGGTCTGGCCGTCCAGGGTCAGGACGTGCAGGGTGCCGACCGCGTCGCGCGGCGCGTCGAGGTGGACGGTGCCGGTGGGGTCGGTGTAGCCGCGCGCGCCGCTGTCGCTGCGAACCAGCGCGTCGGCCAGCGGGCGGCCGTCGGGGGCGCGCAGCTGCCAGGAGCTGCGGCGGCGCTGTGAGGCCAGCGGGGCGTCGCGGTCCGGGCCGCCGCGCACGGCGAGGTCGCGTTCCAGGACCAGCGGCGCGTAGGTGCCGACGTTCAGGTCCAGCGGCACGGTGACGGTGTACTGCAGGTGGGGGCGCAGGCTCAGGCCCAGGCTGGTGAAGACCGACTGCGGCGTGTCACCGTGCGTGACGCTGCCCAGCACGCCCAGGTTCAGGCGGCGCGCCTCGTCGGGCAGGTAGCGGTCGTCCCAGTCGTCCTGGCGCAGCAGGGCGGCCAGGACGCGCCACAGGACGTTCCATTCGTCGCGGCCCAGTTCGTCCAGTTGCGCCTTGAAGAACACGGTGATCAGGAAGCGCAGGTCCATGCGGCGCGGGGCCAGCTGGCGCTGCACGCCGCCGGGCGTGGGGGCGTGGCTGAATTCCATGGAGCGCAGTCCGGCGTTCTCGCGCAGGTCGTGCAGGAAGAGGTTGAGGGTGGGGCGGGTCAGGCTGCTGACCCAGCTGCCGGTGGGCGCGGCGAAGCGGATGTCGATGGCGTCGCGGGGCAGCTGGGCCTCGGTGTAGATGAGTTCGCGCAGGGCCTGCTGGACGTCGGCGATCATCCGGCCCGTCCTACATGTCTAGACGGATTATGAAGAAACGGCGACACACCCACGGATGCCACCGGCGGGTGGAATGCGAGGTATTTCACTCGAAAATGACGTTGTGGAGGGATATTCTTCAAAGTTTCAACCTCGGGAACAACTGTGTGACTGGTCAGTATAGGAACGGAGACCCGCCCGCGTCTGCTCACATGCGGTTTACACGCCCGGTCAGTTCTGGAAGCCTGTGGACCTCAGCGTTCAACGCCCACCCACGCAGCAGCCGCGGGGGTCGTCAAACACTGCACTTTCACCGGAGGAACCCATGGCTGAATACCTATCCCCAGGCGTCTACGTCGAAGAAATCCAGAGTGGACCCCGCCCCATCGAGGGCATCAGCACCACCACCGCCGCCTTCGTCGGCTTCGCCCCCAGCGGCCCCGCCAACACCCCGGTCTTCGTCGCCAACTGGCAGCAGTTCAAGGAGATCTTCGGCACCACCGACGCGCGCGGCGAGAAGAACCCCTTCATGGACGGCGCGTACCTCGCCCAGAGCGTCTACGCGTACTTCAACAACGGCGGCACCCGCTGCTACGTCGTGCGTCTCGTGCCCGCCCAGGCCACCCAGAGCAAACGCACCGTCGAGGCCGCCCGCCCCCTGCAACTGCCCAGCCGCGCCAGCAAGGCCGTGCCCAGCCTCAGCATCGCCGCCCGCGACGGCCGCCAGAGCGACATCCAGATCGAGGTGCTGCCCGCCGACCCCGTCAAGCCCGGCGACGCCCCCAAGGGCAAGGACGGCAAGACCGACCCCGAGGAAGGCAGCGACGGCCTGTTCACCCTGAAAGTCACCCGCAACGACGTCACCGAGACCTTCCCCAACGTCAGCATGGGCAAGAAGCACGCCCGCAGCGTCGCCGAGGTCGTGAACAAGGACAGCACCCTGATCACCATCGAGGAGACCAGCAGCGCCGGTCCCCTCGTCGAGCGCGCCCCGGAACCCGGCGCGTACGTCCTGCAGGCCGACAGCAACGTCATCGAACAGGGCCGCGAGATCCGCGGACAGGACTTCGTGGGCAGCGTCGACGGCCGCAGCGGCATCGAGAGCCTCGAGATCGCCGAGGAAGTCAGCATGATCGCCGTGCCCGACCTCATGAGCGCCTACCAGGCGGGCATGATCAACGAGGACGGCGTCAAGAGCGTCCAGCGCGCCCTGATCGACCACTGCGAACGCAACGCCAACCGCATCGCGCTGCTCGACACGCCCCCCGACCTCACCCCGCAGCAGGTCGTGAAGTGGCGCAACGTCGACACCAACTTCGACTCCAGCTACGCCGCGCTGTACTACCCCTGGGTGAAGGTCGAAGGGCCCGACGGCAACCCCATGATGGTCCCCCCAGCGGCTTCGTGGCCGGGATCTACGCCCGCAACGACGTCGAACGCGGCGTGCACAAGGCCCCCGCCAACGAGATCGTGCGCGGCATCCTCGGGCCGGCCCTGCAGGTCACCAAGAGCGAACAGGACATCCTGAACCCCATCGGCGTGAACTGCATCCGCGAGTTCCCCGGCATGGGCGTGCGCGTCTGGGGCGCCCGGACGCTGTCCAGCAACGCCCAGTGGCGCTACGTGCCCGTGCGGCGCCTGTTCAACTACGTCGAGAAGAGCATCGAACGCGGCACCCAGTGGGCGGTGTTCGAACCCAACGACGAGAACCTGTGGTTCCGCATCCGCCGCGACATCAACTCCTTCCTGAACAGCGTCTGGCGTGACGGCGCACTGTTCGGCAACACCCCCCGCGAGGCCTTCTACGTCAAGTGCGACGGGGAACTCAACCCCGCCGAACTCCGCGACCGCGGCGTGCTGCAGGTCGAGATCGGCCTCGCGCCCGTCAAGCCCGCCGAGTTCATCGTGTTCCGCTTCAGCCAGTACGCCGGTGGCGGGCAGTAACGCCCGCTCAGACATCCGCCCTCTCGTTCCCCTGACCCCGGAGGTACCCCATGACCGCACCCACCCGCAAAGATCCGCTCGTCGCCGCCTACTTCAGCGTTCAGTTCGACAACAAGGTCGTCGGCGCCTTCCGTGAATGCACCGGCCTGGGCAGCGAGAGCCAGGTCGTCGAGTACCGCGCCACCGACGAGAAGGGCCGCGCCGTCCTGATCCGCGAACCCGGCACCATGAAGTACAACGACATCGTCCTCAAGCGCGGCATCACCAACGACATGGACATGTGGGGCTGGCGCCAGCAGGTCGAGGAAGGCAAGATGGACGAAGCCCGCCGCAGCGGCACCATCACCCTGCACAACCAGAAGGGCGAACCCGTCGCCGCCTGGACCTTCGAGCGCGCCTGGCCCAGCAAACTCAACGGCCCCACCTACGACGCCAAGAGCAACGAGGTCGCCATCGAGGAACTGACCATCACGCACGAAGGCTACAAGCGCGTGCCCGTCGGCGGCTGAGCCCCCACGCGGGGGGCGCGCACACCGCTCCCCGCACCCCTCCCAGTCCATCGACTGGCCCCGCCCCACACCGGGGGCCAGCTTCGGGGGTAACCGAGCGTGAACGAACTGCCCTTCATGCTGCCCGTCGGACTGCTCACGTCCGACGGGCACCTTCACCGCCAGGGTCTCATGCGCCCCGCGACCGCCCTCGACGAGATCGAACCCCTGGGCGACCCGCGCGTGCAGCGCAACGAGGCCTACTACCCGCTGCTGCTCCTGGCGCGCGTCACCACCCGCCTGGGTCCCTTCGCGCCCGTCACGCCCGACGTGCTGGCCGCCCTGCCCGCCGCGGACTTCGCGCACCTGCAACAGCTGTACGCGCACCTGAACAGCGCCCA from Deinococcus sp. JMULE3 encodes:
- a CDS encoding FHA domain-containing serine/threonine-protein kinase, with protein sequence MTDTKIFHHYQLTRPLGGDWLGAVHVATDLDEGREVALRVLDETTSGQSFILMQLERLLLRVSTLKHAHLLPTGELQTRAGRAFYAMDLGRAGSARALLQAQAKEARPLPLVTAVELVRQAAAGLAHAHAHGLMHGNLKPENLILQPGRALLGHTGYVTQLSDFGLAELRAGSYGTHDRAVVNALAYMSPEQCRGVRNELRTDLYALGLVLYELLTGMVPFDIRDAADALEKHQHVAPRQPSALRPELPEALEEVILTCLAKDPEDRYPDAAALEAALQGILNTLMPGGPEPTVRLSALPFLPPPPPLDGVTPGAELNLLIFSERHELLRTLPVTQDTLTVGRAHSNSVVLEHAGVSRHHLNVTFQAGQASVTELTATNGAVMDGLPLTPMTPLRWPERTPLYLRPYWLVLVPPRRAPTRARIVVTPDVDRLTLTPGRPAQLHLNLANTGVTVDHFRLTLDGIPEEWVLDAHQELQLNPGTQGSATLTVQAPRDSRARAGTYDVTVVARSRENPEETGTAPLKVVVTPFHETVATLLPPTRRTWRHTTYTLKLENKGNTDLVLAPILRDNEGEVHVLPRLQDLVQLPQAPNAAGHVVNPEQLAREAARQAAMEARNQATSAARRILMGQGRIRVTDMPARVTLAAGARSEDTVKVRVPLRWFGSPSQHTLQVNVQPVNEQNEIEDRVVTSAEGQLHHLPLIPLWLLPILILLLGVLIWWLTRPRRSRSSTSPAATPSSHPVSPSHSAGTPATPGTSAFSNSAGPART
- a CDS encoding phage tail protein; translated protein: MSASLQVRRGGEVLRVLPLARALSIGRTPDNGLPLRDPAVAIRHAEISAEGGALLLTHLAGGEHVTFVNGHRLAPNEPRRLEAGDEIQIGPFTLAFLTAASEARPAPAPAGRVREQGDLAARPARAPLPTYPPEAPARGTLALYTEFLPPFFQESEFLSRYLKIFEAIWEPLQRRQDSVDMIFDPRVAPPRVLAWMAAWLGVPLDPHWPEARQRAWLREAVTLYRWRGTRYGLSRALETVYGLSPVLREDSAQPHTLTVRLLDPPDGDDTASREAVTAFIHAHAPAHTRVDVEWVGADAARPSPPAPADAAPPPEPEPVTAQPTPPPAAPDGPTA
- a CDS encoding putative baseplate assembly protein, coding for MPLPTVNLDDRRFDDILEEARRLIPQFCPEWTDHNPSDPGMAILEVFAWMTDLLLYRVNQVPDKLLIAFLDLIGVQLAPPRAAQAPVTFYLSAPQETALAINVGTEVATLRTEVNEATVFSTERAGVIRPPVLTGLYTANTLAQVRGDADDTRGVRHDLAQLGLPGYRFPIFQPQPQPGDALFVQLQEDHSDHVLALHFGVELAGGAGVNPNHPPYVWEAWQGGVSRWAQCETEYDGTQAFNVSGELILRLPTLREGTFFDQRGYWLRCRLTNEQMHAGYRVSPDLETLRVDARGVTVPARHATVVRNELLGQSDGTPGQRFTLLNGPVLHLDPDRDLIEVLTPEGDRTLYTPVTDFSLSSPLDPHFTFDTATREVAFGSSVLQPDGSVYRFGLTPAQGATIRMTRYQYGGGAVGNVPARSLSVLKSSLPYVARVTNHAPAVGGRNAQQLEDAVQRVPQLLRTRTRAVTADDYEHLAAQVPGVARARCVTRTCTRPARRTPGRSARCTCRPDRSRSRCCPRCAPATPAWTPTP
- a CDS encoding GPW/gp25 family protein; translation: MTRPLTRPPARDVLGTGLAFPLGVNPRGQLGMVSGERAVAQAIMTLLMTAPGQRVMRPEYGCRIHDLVFAPGDATTLGLASYYVDEAIRRWEPRVTVERVQARLDPADPGRIVVDLRYVLRGTPDARSLIFPFYRAP
- a CDS encoding Pvc16 family protein encodes the protein MIADVQQALRELIYTEAQLPRDAIDIRFAAPTGSWVSSLTRPTLNLFLHDLRENAGLRSMEFSHAPTPGGVQRQLAPRRMDLRFLITVFFKAQLDELGRDEWNVLWRVLAALLRQDDWDDRYLPDEARRLNLGVLGSVTHGDTPQSVFTSLGLSLRPHLQYTVTVPLDLNVGTYAPLVLERDLAVRGGPDRDAPLASQRRRSSWQLRAPDGRPLADALVRSDSGARGYTDPTGTVHLDAPRDAVGTLHVLTLDGQTHTLTPHTEQAQLTLDAPGGTP
- a CDS encoding phage tail sheath family protein; this translates as MHKAPANEIVRGILGPALQVTKSEQDILNPIGVNCIREFPGMGVRVWGARTLSSNAQWRYVPVRRLFNYVEKSIERGTQWAVFEPNDENLWFRIRRDINSFLNSVWRDGALFGNTPREAFYVKCDGELNPAELRDRGVLQVEIGLAPVKPAEFIVFRFSQYAGGGQ
- a CDS encoding phage tail protein, whose translation is MTAPTRKDPLVAAYFSVQFDNKVVGAFRECTGLGSESQVVEYRATDEKGRAVLIREPGTMKYNDIVLKRGITNDMDMWGWRQQVEEGKMDEARRSGTITLHNQKGEPVAAWTFERAWPSKLNGPTYDAKSNEVAIEELTITHEGYKRVPVGG